The DNA window tagaagatgggggctacacctttgagggtccataactttggacaccctgaaccaaacttcaccgaacctgggatgtattatcaggagagtctcttattgataccacccaggttttgtgaagcttggtccagggggtccaaagttatggactcccaaaaggtgcccccatcccccattgtttccaatgggagaaataggagatgggggctacacctttgagggtccataactttggaccccctgaaccaaacttcaccaaacctgggtggtatcattaggagagactcctaaagataccctgaaagtttggtgcttctagcttaacaattgcacccctgacagcaggcaccccccaaatttccccagattctccttttaaatccacccccttcggcataagaacataagaacataagaactagcctgctggatcagaccagagtccatctagtccagcattctgctactcgcagtggcccaccaggtgcctttgggagctcacatgcaggaggtgaaagcaatggcttgctgctgctgctgctgctgctgctgctcctgagcacctggtctgctaaggcatttgcaatctgagatcaaggaggatcaagattggtagccatagattgacttctcctccataaatctgtccaagccccttttaaagctatccaggttagtggccatcaccacctcctgtggcagcatattccaaacaccaatcacacgttgcgtgaagcagtgtttccttttattagtcctaattcttccccccagcattttcaatgaatgccccctggttctagtattgtgagaaggcatggatttaaagggagaatctgaggtcctcagtttagaagaagaagaagagtttggatttatatcccccctttctctcctgtaggagactcaaagaggcttacaaactccttgcccttgctccctcacaaaaaacaccctgtgaggtgggtggggctgagagagctccgaaaagctgtgactagcccaaggtcacccagctggcgtgtgtgggagtgcacaggctaatctgaattccccagataagcctccacagctcaagtggcagagcagggaatcaaaccccgttcctccagattagaatgcacctgctcttaactactacgccacattgaaagtgaggctgtttcagggtgggggataatccaccccaaaacagcaccactttcaatgttgtttaactagggaccccagattctctctttaaggtggattgaaaaggagaattgaaagtgatgctatttgggggtggattccagcatcacagcagctggcctgggggggggcgggcgcaaaacttagattttgcaccaggctccattttccctctatgcctctgcccagaggggaagggcaggggaggggagtctgccatcctcggcctcggagagctgcttttataagcgctaggccaggggcggggattggggaggcgtggccatgccctaggggcgggtgggggtgtggccccacccccgaactcccccataaaaaatctatgcctacgtcCCTGACTCAGGGCAATTCAAAGTAAGGTTTGATGGTTTGATTGGATAGTCTAGGGAAGAAAGGAATCAGCAAAGCTAATTGTGTTGAAGCCAAGTAGCTCTTGCATACCCTTTGTTAGGAGAAGGACAGATGTGGCTTTTCCACTGTGCCTTTTTATTATCCTGACTGAAATGGCAGAGGCTTCAGGAAAGGCACTATTCACTATTATGCATACTTGATTAGGGAGTGGGTTGGCAAGCTGAgctacaccccctccccccacattagTATTAAAGTCTAGAaataagatttggcatccatcttagtctgaactgtctatgacactAAGAGAGAAATGACTGGTAAGGTATATCTCAGAAactgctccaccccaccccccctcttgccatgggcttgcatgccaacagcACGCTCCTTTTCCTGGCCATCTCTGAAGTCTGTTTATCCAGAAAGACTATCCTGAATCAGGTTTTCATATATTATGAGCTCCATATCTTCCACTTGTCAGTTCATTTTTAGTTTTCAGATCAATAGGTAtttaatttgaaataaaaaaaatcctgaaagcaAATAATCACCCAGAAAGTAAGCAACAGATATGTGATCAGCTTGTGAATCAGGTGGAAACAAACAGCTCTCTCCTTAATTTGATTTATGTATATAGCACTTTTAATGTGCAAAGCACTTCACAATATTTattcagtttatcctcacaacagtctgtATGAAGCGCTGTGTAGATCATCATAATGCCCTATTTATAGATGAGAAATTAAGGCTGAGCGACAGGGATTTACTCAAGTCACACAACTGGCACGGTTGGATAAAGGGAGAGGTTCAGGGTCCCATATCAGCATTAACAAACATCCCATCCCATTTGCCATTGGACCTAGTTGTTCTCAGCATTTTCTatttgcaatcctaaacacacttgcCAGGAAATGAAAACAATATAGTCTTGTTTTTATCAGACCATTTCTGAGGAAACATGCATGAGATTTAGCTGTATAAAACTGCACTGTTTTTGTCTTTCAAACTATTGCCCAGGTCAATAGCATAGGGCCTGTATCCAGTGCACTACTACCACTATAGCAGATATTGTGAGATGACTTTATATGTTGCAACAGAGCCCTTGACTTGCATGTGCTGTTActtttttatgtgattttatgatgtacaccgcccagagcccttcggggattgtgcggtatattaagtcaaataaataataataataataataataataataatacttcaaAAACAGctatcctggaaagaagtggtGAAGATTTAATGTGCCACAATGTGGAATGGTGCAGAATTAGGCAAACAGGGTATGAGATGGCTAGGGATGatgactcacacacacatacgaCTTAAAGAGCCTTCCGGCCCCCACATAGCTAACTAGCTAAGTTAGCACACTACAAACATGCCTTTGCAGGAACAATCTGTTAAAATGAGACTATATCTGCCAGCAAAGTAGGACAaacaaatactaaaaatatgGAACCATAAAGTAGTCAAACGAATTGTACTCCAACCCCACACGGCTCTCTGCCCAAATGAACTTAATAAGCACAACGTAACTAAAAGAATACTGAATACATTTCCTAAACTGGGTGCAATGTTATTTAAGTCGCCATATTAAAAATACAATGCATTCAAGATCATTATATATCAAGCTTATATGATTTATTACATTACAATTATTGTACTGTTTGtgcattttattattaatttaaatgTGAACTTCATTGAGGGCTTTTCCTTAGAAGCGGGATATTAggttctataaataaataaacagatttaaaaagtaaatataaTTGCTACCCATATTATGATTAGTATTCATGCACCTTTCATTTATGATTTCCTATTAATCCTTTGGGGTTTACATTATGTGACCTGAATCTAAGACTCACAATTTATGTATGCGTTTTGCATGAATATTAGCTTATATCAGCACAAAAAGTTTCTCAATGTTAGTTAAGTGTTATCACATTTTGATAGTGCAGGAATTGTAAAATATTTGAACTTTGGACATACAGACAGATAAATAGATGATTTGAATATGATGGGCAGCTCAGCCCTAAGTCCCAGATGCCAGTGCAGTGTACCATACCACTGATCCAATGTGTCCTGTACTTCCttagaaagggaaagaaatgctaaaaagaggcagcttcaaGGAGCCAAGAACATACTATGCTGGAGGCCACAGTGatactatttctttctttctttttattgttaaaaatttacatcctgcctttctgccctcagtAGGCCCACCAAGGcaattaacaaattaaaacatacaaaataaaaccaaattttacaattattaaaacaaaccaaaaagaaTAACACTGCATTAAAACAATAAAGGCAGAACTAACATGTATACAAAGACATAAAGACAACATTTAAACAGGGAAGAGGGATCACTGaggctacaacaacaacaacaacaacaatcttcaTCAGGTGGCAGAAGatagcaacagaaggggacagattaATCTTTCTGaaaagagagttccagagtttgatGTCGTGACAGAGAAGTCCCTTTCCTGGGTTGCCACCAACCTAATCTGAGaagggcacccaaagcagggcctccaaaaatGACAGTAATGGTGATGAAGGTTTATAAGGGAGTAGGCAGTTCTTCAAGTATGTCagtcccaaaccatataggacTTTGAAAGTCAACACCAGGTCCTTGAATTGTGCCAAGAAACAAATTGAGAGCCAATGTAGATGGGCCAATACTTCAGTGATATGGTCTCTATGATACACTACAGTTAAAGTTCTGGTGGTAGCATTCTACATCAACTGAAATTTTCACAGGCAGCCCCATGCAGAGCATgttgcaataatctaatctagatgtaacctgAGTATATACCACAGTAACCAGATCTTTTATGTCCAGGAAAGGCGTCCACAGGATAACCAGTCAAAGATGGTCAAATGCGTTCCTAGTCACAGCTACCACCTGATCTAGCAGTAAGTCTGGATCCAATAACACCCCTATACTACAAAACTGTTCTTCAAGAGGAATGTAACCTCATCCAGAATGGGTAACACCTTAAATTCCAGATTCAACGGTGCACTTATTCATAGCACTTCCATTTGGCTGTAATTAATCCTgttgggattaagcttcagtttataaAATCTCATTCACTCCAATCTCAATTCACTCCAGAAACATTCATTCAGTGTTTCTATGGCCTCTCTGGGATTGGCTGGAATCATGAGATAGAGAtgtgtgtcatccacatattggtggcaatccaacccaaatctccagatgacctcaaCTAGTGATTTAATTTAGATATTAAAGAGCATAGAGGACAAGATGGATCCTTGTGGGAACCCATTGGCCAAAGGCCAAGCGCTTGAGTAGCAATCTTCCAGCATtaccttctgaaacctaccctcCAGGGATGACCAGAACCACAGTACAACAGTGCCTCCCAATCCCAGCATCAAAAGGCAATCCAGACGAAAAATATGATAGAGCATATCAAAATCTGCAAGAAGTCCAGGAGTATCAACAGAATTGCACTTCCTCTATTAATCTCCTGGAGCAGATCATCTATCAGGGAAGCCAAGGGCAataacccccttccccagggccggagtgagagggaactgcgcccagggcatgtgtgtgccctgcaccctctGCCACCTCCGCACCGGCGTGTGCCCGCTACATTGTGCCTCCCTGTcctcttggtgctacgccattgcCCACACACTAGTCAAAGTGCAGCATACAACAATGCTTCCATGTCAGCAATGTGGAAGGAGACAACCAACATTCAGCAATGCCAACACACCTTCCTGACATCACCCTGCCCCAACCACATAACTCAAGGAAGAGAACGAAAAGATTCTCTTTTGCATAGAAGACAGATGTAGTCAGTAAATGCTCTGTAACTACCACACTTTTAGGAGTTCTGTAGGTGGGCATCTCAATCCTTTTCTTCAAATGCATTTCCTTTGGGTTGcttgctctgggttgggaaatcactgGAGACTTGGAGTTGGAGTTTCAGGAGGGTGGCATTTTGGGAGGGGATGGACTTGAGCAGGATATAGCCATaaagttcacccccccccccccgaaaacagccattttctccaggaaaactgatctctatcatctggagatcaatagtAATCAGTAGTAATTCAGGAGAagtccaggctctacctggaacCCTAACACAAGTTCACATGGAATACCACTAAATGCTACAAGTCTGTTTAGGTGCTGTGCAACTAAGCTTGTATCACTAACTAGTTCAAGCCATAACCCTGCATCTGCATCTTGTACCAAAGTGCAGAAAGTGATGCCTGATCTGCTAAACATTGACATAAGGTCAACTCCTCTTCTTTGTGCCTATGGATGTCTGGGCTAGGATATTTGGGGGTGTTGCCTGGAGAGGGTAAAATCTGGGGAGGTGATGGACCTCAGGGGCATATAATGCAATatagtccacattccaaagcaatcattttatcCAGAGGAAAAGATtcctgtagtctagagatcactTGGAATACCAGGAGATCACCAATCCCTAAACACTGGCAGGCAACCTTAATAATCAAGAGGCTACCTCTTGATTTCTGGAGAATATGGCTCTTCAACCAGTTTGAGCTTCCAGTAGCTCCCAGCTACACTTTACTGGAAGGTGTGATAGGCTGGCTTTAGTGCAGACAAGTTCTAGCACTTGCCTCCCTAGAAGCTCCGGAGACCTTCAATTCGACAGGTGgactagtttggatttatttttaatccacTAGTCTTGATAAGATTGAGAATCAGAAAGTGAAAGCTTGCCTTTGGCAAAAGAAGCAGCCTCTCCACTTCTCTTACTCCCCCCTTTCTTTAGTCTATTActactttaattttctttgtatgttttaatggatctgcaataagattttttaaatactgAGGTGATATTTCTTTAGTACAACCAGTTACGAGTGTAGATCCAAatactgcttttttctttttctctttctttttctgtattaTGGAAACGTAacaaaatttcatttaaaaaaagaggctACCTCTTGCCAGTGGCATGATATGACAGTGCAGCCTTCAATTCTCTTTACCAGTGAAGAAAGGACTCCAGTGCTCCAAGCAACTTCCCAAACTAGGACCCAGCCTCAAGCCATGAGATTCTGAGTTCAAGTCTCTGGAAACTCTGAGAGCAGGAACAAATGCATAGCTTCAGGGTATTATTACTCCCAAAGGATGGTTGAAGGCCATACTGGTTAATTAAAGACCTGTTAACTGATGAAGCCCTTACAGAAACTGGCTTTGTTAATGGGTGGGGCCATGACTCACCGGCTGAACATTGCTTTTATATGCAGGAAACCTCCAGATCCAatcatctccagataaaaggatcaggtaaaagGTGATATGAACCACCCAGCACTTGATATGCTAATAGATGACTCTTTGATGGAGGTAGCTTTCATGGAATGCATTGTTTTGCTGTGCTAGATCCCAGCTGCAAGGCCTATGACAAGCATTTGTCTAGTTCTAGCTGGGACAGGAAAATAGGAATGAATGCTGTCCTCAACTGAACATCACTATTACCCCTTTGGTTTGAGATTTGCTTTGCTAGAGTCTTAGTAATCCTttgattattcattcattcattcattctatttataccctgccgtacactgaagtcccagggtggcttacataatgggaTACAAACCCCGTTAAAacattacaatcctaaaaacataaacattaaaaccaccaTAACAAAATTCTTaaaaaacaatcaataaaaacatccattaaaaatccccctccctcccccacttcagcTGGCATTGATACCGGAGACCCTAGGGGTCACACATTGAAGTTCTGGGTAAAGAGAAAGGCTTTAACCATGCgccaaagccagtggtgggattcaaaaattttagtaaaatccaaatccaaaaacctttattaggcataaaaccagtgccaagaatttcaaatacaataaaaagatcattattgctcaacttgcagtacaccgagcaaaaacatagcaacagcttcagatatttccacactagagctatttagaagcttagccatttttgttttatcagagaggagcataaatcctgttggtaacacagttctcaaattggttctgatgttgttgtactttgaacaatggagcagaatatgagaaagtgttacagttgtatcaggacagagaattgacagcgacgctcatcttgtggaataccagagaatcgaccttgaagatgtgctgacggaaaagagttacacctgtgcctggtcatgacccatctgctattgtaattaataagttaaGTTGCAGATATATAATAGCAGGGCAAGTTGTCGGAGGGATAATCcaaaagactattggagagcaagagctgtGTGCATTGCGAAGgggaaattggtactcttgatcaaataatctagactttaagcgatggtaaatctccggagctgtgagcatttgtagggcctcccaagagaagcccaaggaaaagagcttttttttcaatatgtagccaccattctCAAAGCTGTGAAGCTCTCTCCTTTCTTTATTacttctaactgggacaaactgttagggtcagtgcaaaaacaaagacgcagccaaaacttaaaagttacaacccatgcccttgtttctaataaatgttgccctgattccaaacatgGTGCCTGTCTTTGACATTCTTTTGGGACGGATCCGAGAACTGCACCTTTGCCAAATCCTCCTGTATTCCTACCTGGACATGCTCCTTTACTTCACCAGACAAAAGGATATCGCCCAGGTCTTTGTAGAATACATCCAGCCAAAGGACCTAACCAATGGGCAACTCTACCAGAAGACTTTGCTGGGGACCATCTTGAATATTTCGTGCTTGCTGAAGGCTCCTGGTGTTGTTGAGAATCATGGCTACTTCCTGTTCCCATCTCGATCCAGCCCTCAGGAGATCAAAGTGCAAGAATCCAACATTCATCAGTTCATGTCCCAGTTCCACGAGAAGATCTATCAGATGCTGAAGAACCTGCTGCAGCTGTCCCCGCAGACCAAACACCGGAACCTGTCCTGGCTTGGGAACTGCTTGCATGCCAACGCAGGCCGCACCAAGATCTGGACCAACCAGATGCCAGAGATCTTCCTCCAGATGTATGCCTCAGATGCCTTCTTCCTGAACTTGGgggctgccctcctcaggctgtgCCAGCCCTTCTGCAAGCCCCGGTCTCCTCGGCTCCTCACATTTGACCTCACCTACTGTGCTCTGAAAGAGCTGAATGAGGAGGAGCAGCGGAGCAAGAACGTGCATCTGAAAGGTATGGAAAAGGAGACCTGCTTGATCCCAGCTATGATGGACCAGGAGCCTGAGTTTGCCCCCAGCTACAACCTGGTGAcggaaattttagtaacaggttctgatgggggtgggattcaaacagtggcgtagcgccaatggggctgggcggggcacaacgggggcgtggtgaggcattccgggggcagggcattcctgggcggggttatggcaaggatgcagggcgcgcgcatcccaggtgcagttcccctttgccccgcctctagattcaaataatgactgtttgaagtatttaaaaagcaatatagcgaaaggtagtgtattatatcttttttatataattatattgattgattttaaataataacacaaGTAAGGAGAAAaatcaaaaactgtttacaactgttaacatattacaaacatatctaattgtctatctctgtcaaccccccccccactaaaacatcctatattgcctccctccttcccatatttccctccctccctactttctacttccccttcagattcctataacttctttatctattccacttgaaagaaaactaacagagggagagatccaaaatccttaatctaaaagagtagtttaaactcctctctttccaatataaatttcaagagaaaaaagaaaatgaaaaatctttacctataacattttcccaacctttataccaacaaaaaaaaatagaattactatatattgtattatttcatacagttcatacacacgtgtgggggagtgccatggggggcaggggggccgcagggggccccagggagcaattttgcatcccccacttgacgagatttgttgtatccagggacagagattacccccttgtccctagtggagttaatcattaataaccggttctccgaactgagaacattttagtaaccagttctaccgaataggtgcgaataggctgcatcccacctctggccgaaGCCCATAAAGCATCGGTGCCTGGCGagtttctgcagggaggctgttccacaacTTGGGGCCTGCCAAACAAAAAGCCTTCCCACATGCCCCCTCTCGCCACACTtcggcagcagaagggatcaccaggagggcctTCCAACTTGACATCAGTAAACAGGCCAGCTCATATGGGCAAAGGCACTCCTTTAGCTAtgtgggacccaagccatttagggttttaaatatgattgtcaataTCTTGAATTGGCTTGATGACGAAAAGGAAACCAGTGCAATTCTTTCAAGGCCGGTGTTATATGCAACTGGCCAGACTGACCCATCAGCagtctagctgctgcattttgcaccagctccaactttcagattgtcttcaagggaagccccatgtgaagtgcattgcagtagtccagatGGGAGGTTACCGGGGCATGCAGTGGCCAGGTCCCTTCTGTTCAGATAAAGGTGaagctggtgaaccagctggAGCTGCTGATAGGCACTCCTGGTCACTGCTGCCACCTGTAATTTCAGGGACAGGGCAGAATCCCAAAGCACCCCCAGATCTTGCACCTGGTCCTCCCGGGGCAACACTGCTCCATCCAGCACCGGGTGGCCTCTGTTCTCCTTGACTATGATAGTGATTCTAAATATAACAATGGTATTGTTCATTTTGGATATTGTTCTACGATGTTTTGCAAGATAGGGTTCCTGACATTCCAGATCTTGTACAAACACATCCCTCAGTTTTGGAACTCAGGACTTCTGCCTAATCCTGCTGCTTCTCTAAACATTTTTTGCAGCTATCTTTCTGTTTTTCACTTATTCGTTCACTGTAGATTATCAGAATGAAAGATCTGACCATTGTGTTGGCCTAGGATTAAACAATATCACAATGCCAATATCTAATGGCCAAAAATGGATAAGGATTGCAGAAATAGGTCTTGTAAAGAAGCAATCAGATAAAAGTTAACGATAAGTATCTGTGTAATTTGTACAGTTATTTTTTCCAagaggtataaaaataaatatagagtGGCAACTCCTGGCAGAGGACTAGAATCAAAAGACAATCTTAAGAATAACATGTTTATGTAATTTGGAGGGTTCTGTGCTTTGTATTTGTGCACAGTACTAACTGGGAAACCTTAACTAAGACACAAAAAGTAACAACTGCTTAGACTTCCCTTAAACTATCCACATGTATTTGCCTCAAATGCCTTTCCTTTTACATTTCTGGTTGATCGGGATATATTTCTCATCATCATCGCAGCTTTCATGCCATCTGGAATTTTGCAACATTCTGCTTATGTTCCATTTTTCATACGTCACATGCCTTTGTGAAAGCAAAAATACCCTCCCCCATCTCATTCCTCTCCTTGactgccttctcctcctcctccctgttatTCCTAAACCAGGTAAAAATCTA is part of the Sphaerodactylus townsendi isolate TG3544 linkage group LG04, MPM_Stown_v2.3, whole genome shotgun sequence genome and encodes:
- the LOC125431294 gene encoding ubiquitin conjugation factor E4 A-like, which gives rise to MVPVFDILLGRIRELHLCQILLYSYLDMLLYFTRQKDIAQVFVEYIQPKDLTNGQLYQKTLLGTILNISCLLKAPGVVENHGYFLFPSRSSPQEIKVQESNIHQFMSQFHEKIYQMLKNLLQLSPQTKHRNLSWLGNCLHANAGRTKIWTNQMPEIFLQMYASDAFFLNLGAALLRLCQPFCKPRSPRLLTFDLTYCALKELNEEEQRSKNVHLKGMEKETCLIPAMMDQEPEFAPSYNLVTEILVTDYQNERSDHCVGLGLNNITMPISNGQKWIRIAEIGLVKKQSDKS